A genomic stretch from Sulfurihydrogenibium azorense Az-Fu1 includes:
- the map gene encoding type I methionyl aminopeptidase: protein MIELKSKEDIEKLKIANRHVIEILYLLKEYVKPGVSAYELDQMAYEECKKRGVKPAFLGLYGFPASLCVSINEEVVHGIPKKEKVIKEGDIVSLDFGVEYEGWFGDAAITVAVGEVSDRKKRLIEGVEKSLEEAIKLCYPGRNLKEVAYVIQKTLLDYKLTPVCTYGGHGIGRKPHEPPHVTNCVENAENVVLKEGMVLAIEPMAYLGKGKIRVLKDGWTVVTTDKSHAAHFEHSVAVTENGPIVLSKLD, encoded by the coding sequence ATGATTGAGCTTAAATCTAAAGAAGATATTGAAAAGTTAAAGATAGCAAATAGGCACGTTATTGAGATTTTGTATTTGTTAAAAGAATACGTTAAGCCGGGTGTGTCTGCATACGAACTGGATCAGATGGCCTATGAAGAATGTAAGAAAAGAGGTGTTAAACCGGCTTTTTTAGGATTATATGGGTTTCCAGCTTCTTTATGTGTTTCAATAAACGAGGAAGTTGTACACGGAATTCCTAAGAAGGAGAAAGTTATAAAAGAAGGTGATATAGTAAGTTTAGATTTTGGAGTTGAATACGAAGGTTGGTTTGGAGACGCAGCTATTACGGTAGCCGTTGGAGAAGTAAGTGATAGGAAAAAAAGGCTTATAGAAGGTGTAGAAAAATCTTTAGAAGAAGCTATTAAGCTTTGTTATCCCGGTAGAAATTTGAAAGAGGTAGCTTACGTTATACAAAAGACTTTATTAGATTACAAACTTACACCGGTTTGTACTTATGGTGGACACGGAATAGGCAGAAAACCTCACGAACCACCACATGTTACAAACTGTGTTGAAAACGCAGAAAATGTAGTGCTAAAGGAAGGAATGGTGTTAGCTATAGAACCTATGGCATACTTAGGAAAAGGTAAAATAAGAGTTTTAAAAGATGGTTGGACGGTTGTAACTACAGATAAAAGTCATGCTGCACACTTTGAACATAGTGTTGCAGTTACGGAAAATGGTCCTATAGTTTTATCAAAATTAGATTAA
- the rplO gene encoding 50S ribosomal protein L15, which translates to MKLHELKPNKGATHKKKIVGRGIGSGHGKTSTRGHKGQKSRSGDSKLPARFEGGQTPFIMRIPKRGFRNPNKVEYEIVNLKDLEKKFNENEEVNPQTLVEKGLVRKGSCVKILGDGELTKKLTVKAHAFSSSAEEKIKSVGGIVEKIS; encoded by the coding sequence ATGAAACTACATGAATTAAAACCTAATAAAGGAGCTACCCATAAAAAGAAGATAGTAGGTAGAGGTATAGGATCAGGTCACGGTAAAACATCTACTAGAGGACATAAGGGACAAAAGTCAAGATCTGGAGATTCTAAACTTCCTGCAAGATTTGAAGGTGGACAAACACCTTTCATAATGAGAATACCAAAAAGAGGTTTTAGAAACCCAAATAAAGTGGAATATGAAATTGTAAACTTAAAAGATCTGGAAAAGAAGTTTAACGAAAATGAAGAAGTCAATCCTCAAACTTTGGTAGAAAAAGGTTTGGTAAGAAAAGGAAGTTGTGTAAAGATATTAGGCGATGGTGAGTTGACTAAAAAGTTAACTGTAAAAGCTCACGCATTTTCTTCTTCAGCTGAGGAAAAAATAAAATCTGTTGGTGGAATTGTAGAAAAAATTTCTTAA
- the rpsD gene encoding 30S ribosomal protein S4 — protein sequence MGRYIGPLTKVSRRLGVFIGGDLESFQKRNFPPGQHGRTQGRKKLSDYGVRLQEKQKLKFLYGGLRESQFRRYFEEASKKAGNTGVVLLQLLERRLDNVVYRLGFAKTRQQARQLVKHGHFTVNGKKVDIPSYRVDAGDIIEVREKSKKLAIFKENLENRDPRSIPKWLELDKENMRGKVVEIPEEIELEIPVNVQYIIEFYSM from the coding sequence ATGGGTAGATATATAGGACCTTTAACAAAAGTAAGTAGGAGATTAGGCGTATTTATAGGTGGTGATTTAGAGTCTTTTCAAAAGAGAAATTTTCCACCGGGACAACACGGAAGAACTCAAGGTAGAAAAAAACTATCCGATTATGGAGTTAGATTACAAGAAAAACAAAAGTTAAAGTTCTTATATGGCGGTTTAAGAGAGAGTCAATTCAGAAGATACTTCGAAGAAGCATCTAAAAAAGCAGGTAACACAGGTGTAGTTTTACTACAGTTACTAGAAAGAAGATTAGATAATGTGGTATACAGATTAGGTTTTGCAAAAACAAGACAGCAGGCAAGGCAGCTTGTAAAACATGGCCATTTTACAGTAAACGGTAAAAAAGTTGATATACCATCATACAGGGTAGATGCAGGTGATATTATAGAAGTTAGAGAAAAAAGTAAAAAGTTGGCTATTTTCAAAGAAAATTTAGAAAATAGAGATCCAAGATCTATACCAAAGTGGCTCGAATTAGACAAAGAAAATATGAGAGGAAAGGTTGTCGAAATCCCAGAAGAGATAGAGTTAGAAATCCCTGTAAATGTTCAGTATATAATTGAGTTCTACTCTATGTAA
- a CDS encoding IS200/IS605 family accessory protein TnpB-related protein, whose product MITLHCKLTFENEKDKQTLINLMRKFSSCFKYSYNRLLEGHSRKDLKKDLQKMFNINSRYVDDAIFKAKWLINSCIEREQNPKKVIFGGKRLFQLLKNKHINGKDREKLKQKWQDRRKHCLYSRGDKSKKGNLNTRIEFEKDKIILRINTGERNWIKANIKRAVNRQNDKWTNFIADLIQANQTNQYFPYSVEIRKINNDFYAFINYEEIKTEEPIITKDNGVIGIDINANPFHIAMAFVKKDGNLENIEKLYLHNLLNKTKNQREYISWQIAHQITDIAKEKNKAIAIENLKDIPKGSKGDGSKKLRKIKQQWIYKGLLDKIKILAKRKRIQVIQVNPAYTSIVGSLKYAPQYSLDKDIAGAFVIGRKALGFKEKLPKNYEKLITDREYLNFAQDRLQEEKQKTQEKLKTENNQYKRKPIIKNINDLSKQIRIIQSLYSEPQTQDTVNLRKEQMRGLYWTSYKLWQVVKVALTIPILGKSLSRDLSPLKPILVEGDWDRVVNKSCFKTKEAIEDLKHDLGIVPTSWGRGYDASEIPPAGDSLHLNKAEYKYPSPECMNL is encoded by the coding sequence ATGATAACACTACACTGTAAACTAACTTTTGAAAACGAAAAAGACAAACAAACGTTGATAAACCTAATGAGAAAATTCTCTTCTTGCTTTAAATACTCATACAACAGACTACTTGAAGGACACTCAAGAAAAGACCTTAAAAAAGATTTACAAAAAATGTTTAACATAAACTCAAGATACGTAGACGATGCAATATTCAAAGCAAAGTGGCTAATAAACAGCTGTATAGAAAGAGAACAAAATCCTAAAAAAGTTATATTTGGAGGTAAAAGACTATTTCAACTCCTTAAAAACAAACACATAAACGGAAAAGATAGAGAAAAACTAAAACAAAAATGGCAAGATAGAAGAAAACACTGCCTATACTCAAGAGGAGATAAATCTAAAAAAGGAAACCTAAATACAAGAATAGAATTTGAGAAAGATAAAATAATATTAAGAATAAACACAGGAGAAAGAAACTGGATAAAAGCAAACATAAAAAGAGCAGTAAACAGACAAAACGATAAATGGACTAACTTCATAGCAGACCTAATACAAGCAAACCAAACAAACCAGTATTTCCCATACTCAGTAGAGATAAGAAAGATAAACAACGATTTCTACGCATTTATAAACTACGAAGAAATAAAGACAGAAGAACCAATAATAACAAAAGACAACGGAGTAATAGGGATAGACATAAACGCAAATCCATTTCACATAGCAATGGCTTTTGTAAAGAAAGATGGCAATTTAGAAAATATAGAGAAATTATATTTACACAATCTTTTAAACAAGACAAAAAACCAAAGAGAATACATATCTTGGCAAATAGCACACCAAATAACAGACATTGCTAAAGAAAAGAATAAGGCAATAGCAATAGAAAACTTAAAAGACATACCAAAAGGTAGTAAAGGAGATGGGAGTAAGAAACTGAGAAAAATAAAACAACAATGGATATACAAAGGCTTGTTAGACAAGATAAAAATACTTGCCAAAAGAAAGAGAATACAAGTAATACAAGTAAATCCAGCATACACATCTATTGTAGGGTCATTAAAGTATGCACCACAGTATAGTTTAGACAAAGATATAGCAGGAGCATTTGTAATAGGAAGAAAAGCATTAGGATTTAAAGAAAAACTACCTAAGAATTACGAAAAACTAATAACAGACAGAGAGTATTTAAACTTTGCACAAGATAGACTACAAGAAGAAAAACAAAAAACACAAGAGAAGTTAAAAACAGAAAACAATCAGTATAAAAGAAAACCAATAATAAAAAATATAAACGATTTAAGTAAACAGATAAGGATAATCCAAAGCCTTTACAGTGAGCCACAGACCCAAGATACTGTCAACCTAAGGAAGGAACAGATGAGGGGCTTGTATTGGACAAGCTATAAACTGTGGCAAGTTGTAAAGGTAGCCCTTACTATCCCTATTCTGGGTAAGTCTCTCAGCAGGGACTTATCACCCTTAAAGCCAATACTGGTAGAAGGGGATTGGGATAGGGTAGTAAATAAATCGTGTTTCAAAACCAAAGAGGCAATAGAAGATTTGAAACACGATTTAGGGATAGTTCCTACTTCTTGGGGTAGGGGCTATGATGCAAGCGAAATACCGCCAGCTGGGGATAGCTTGCATCTGAATAAGGCGGAATACAAATACCCCAGCCCAGAGTGTATGAATCTATAA
- a CDS encoding adenylate kinase, which translates to MKTIIFLGPPGAGKGTQSQLLKERDNFVQISTGDLLREAVKSQTSLGIKAKQFMDEGKLVPDDLIIDLISEKLEEFKDKNIIFDGFPRTVPQAEALKTLLDKKDRKIDAVILFEIDDEEVVKRLSGRRICPNCGAVYHIIFNPPKNDNLCDKCGTPLIQRDDDKEEVIRKRLSVYHSQTAPLIDYYKDILLKIDATKPPEEVYKTIKSVL; encoded by the coding sequence TTGAAAACGATTATATTCTTAGGACCACCAGGAGCTGGAAAAGGAACTCAATCTCAACTATTAAAGGAAAGAGATAACTTTGTTCAAATATCAACGGGAGACTTGCTACGGGAAGCGGTTAAAAGTCAAACGTCTTTAGGTATAAAAGCAAAACAGTTTATGGATGAAGGAAAGTTAGTTCCTGACGATTTAATAATAGATTTAATTTCAGAAAAACTCGAAGAGTTTAAAGATAAGAATATTATTTTTGATGGTTTTCCAAGAACAGTACCTCAAGCAGAAGCTTTAAAAACTTTATTAGATAAAAAAGATAGAAAAATTGACGCTGTTATTTTATTTGAAATAGACGATGAAGAAGTTGTAAAGAGGCTGTCAGGAAGAAGGATTTGTCCAAATTGTGGTGCAGTTTATCATATAATATTTAATCCACCTAAAAATGATAACCTTTGTGATAAATGCGGTACACCTTTAATTCAAAGAGATGATGATAAAGAAGAAGTTATAAGAAAAAGACTATCAGTTTACCATTCTCAAACAGCCCCTCTTATTGATTACTATAAAGATATACTTTTAAAAATAGACGCTACAAAACCACCAGAAGAAGTTTACAAAACTATAAAAAGTGTGTTATAA
- a CDS encoding DNA-directed RNA polymerase subunit alpha yields the protein MPSLLDFVMPSKIYWDESTKTENFGKLYVEPLERGYGITLGNALRRVLLSSLPSGAITAVKIVGVPHEFTTVKGVIEDVSEIILNLKQIRLKIDENIERDFAILEVEGPGKVFAKDIKAPPGIEIVNPDEYICTLSENVKLQMEFRIERGRGYKTVEELEDINEIGWILIDTSFSPIKRCTFFVEPVRVGDKTDYDRLILEIETDGTITPDEALEKSANILIEHFTLLQKPTVRKAQVIKKTVAPKTEELKIEEDKLSLAIDELEISSRAINTLRKLGINTIGDLVKLSEDDLKEAKSIGRKSLKEIKDALADMGLELAPSKSTTE from the coding sequence ATGCCATCTTTGTTAGATTTTGTAATGCCTTCAAAAATATATTGGGATGAGTCAACAAAAACAGAAAATTTTGGTAAGTTATACGTAGAGCCTTTAGAGAGAGGGTATGGTATAACACTTGGTAATGCTTTGAGAAGAGTTTTACTTTCATCGTTACCAAGTGGTGCTATTACAGCTGTTAAAATAGTAGGAGTGCCTCACGAGTTTACAACAGTAAAAGGTGTAATAGAAGATGTAAGTGAAATTATCTTAAATTTAAAACAAATTAGGTTAAAGATAGATGAAAATATAGAAAGAGATTTTGCTATATTAGAAGTTGAAGGCCCTGGTAAAGTTTTTGCAAAAGACATTAAAGCTCCACCAGGAATAGAGATTGTAAATCCTGATGAGTACATATGTACTCTTTCTGAAAATGTAAAACTTCAAATGGAATTTAGAATAGAAAGAGGAAGAGGGTATAAAACAGTAGAGGAATTAGAAGATATAAATGAGATTGGTTGGATATTAATAGACACGTCTTTTTCTCCAATAAAAAGATGTACTTTCTTTGTAGAACCTGTTAGAGTTGGAGATAAAACAGATTATGACAGGCTTATACTTGAGATTGAAACAGATGGAACTATTACTCCAGATGAAGCTCTCGAAAAGTCTGCAAACATACTAATAGAACACTTTACACTCCTTCAAAAGCCTACAGTAAGGAAGGCACAGGTTATTAAGAAAACTGTTGCACCAAAAACAGAAGAGTTAAAAATAGAAGAAGACAAGTTGTCCTTAGCAATTGATGAGCTTGAAATATCTTCAAGAGCTATAAACACATTAAGAAAACTAGGAATAAACACAATTGGAGATTTAGTAAAACTATCGGAAGATGATTTAAAAGAAGCTAAAAGTATTGGAAGAAAATCTTTAAAAGAGATAAAAGATGCGTTGGCAGATATGGGTTTAGAGCTTGCACCATCTAAATCAACAACAGAGTAA
- the infA gene encoding translation initiation factor IF-1 — translation MAKKKDEPQKEKGIVLEGTVLEALPNAMFKVQLETGHEVLAHVSGKMRMHFIKILPGDKVKVELSPYDLSRGRIIFRV, via the coding sequence ATGGCAAAAAAGAAAGACGAACCACAAAAAGAAAAAGGTATAGTTTTAGAGGGAACTGTTTTAGAAGCTCTACCTAACGCTATGTTTAAAGTTCAGCTTGAAACAGGGCATGAAGTTTTAGCTCATGTGTCTGGAAAAATGAGAATGCACTTTATAAAAATACTGCCTGGAGATAAGGTTAAGGTTGAGTTATCTCCTTACGATTTATCAAGAGGAAGAATTATTTTTAGAGTTTAA
- the rplF gene encoding 50S ribosomal protein L6, whose translation MSRIGKKPISIPKNVEVKVESDNTVIVKGPKGMLSYKFHPNMKIKVEDGQIIVERPNDESFNRALHGTTRALLNNMVKGVTEGFTEELEIVGIGYRGAVKGKTLELTLGYSHPVIYEIPEGIQITMEGTNIIKVSGIDKQKVGQVAAKIRSFREPDPYKGKGIRYKGEVIKLKAGKTVGKK comes from the coding sequence ATGTCAAGGATTGGTAAAAAACCAATAAGCATACCAAAAAATGTTGAAGTTAAAGTCGAAAGTGATAACACTGTTATAGTAAAAGGTCCTAAAGGAATGTTGTCTTATAAATTTCATCCTAACATGAAAATAAAAGTTGAAGATGGACAAATAATAGTTGAAAGACCTAACGACGAATCCTTTAATAGAGCTTTACACGGTACTACAAGAGCATTATTGAATAACATGGTTAAAGGAGTGACTGAAGGTTTTACTGAAGAATTGGAAATCGTTGGTATAGGTTATAGAGGTGCTGTTAAAGGAAAGACTCTTGAACTTACCTTAGGATACTCACATCCTGTTATTTACGAAATTCCTGAAGGAATTCAAATTACTATGGAAGGAACGAACATAATAAAAGTATCTGGAATTGACAAGCAAAAAGTAGGTCAAGTTGCTGCAAAAATAAGATCTTTTAGAGAGCCAGATCCTTATAAAGGAAAAGGTATAAGATACAAAGGAGAAGTAATTAAATTAAAAGCTGGAAAAACTGTTGGTAAAAAATAA
- the rpmJ gene encoding 50S ribosomal protein L36 — MKVRASVKPRCEKCRIIRRNGRVMVICENPKHKQKQG, encoded by the coding sequence ATGAAAGTAAGAGCCTCAGTAAAACCAAGATGTGAGAAGTGTAGAATAATAAGAAGAAACGGAAGAGTAATGGTAATATGTGAGAATCCGAAACATAAACAAAAACAAGGCTAA
- the rpsK gene encoding 30S ribosomal protein S11: MAKKRKSTTKKVKRTVTSGIAHIQSTFNNTIVTITDKEGNTLSWASGGTVGFKGTRKNTPYAAQLAAQKAAKKAMDEYGLKEVEVWVKGPGAGREPAIRTLAASGLTITAIRDVTPIPHNGCRPPSKRRV, encoded by the coding sequence ATGGCAAAAAAAAGAAAATCTACTACTAAAAAAGTAAAAAGGACAGTAACTTCAGGAATAGCCCATATACAATCAACATTCAATAATACTATAGTTACTATAACTGACAAAGAAGGAAACACCCTTTCATGGGCATCTGGAGGAACAGTAGGATTTAAAGGAACAAGAAAAAATACTCCTTACGCAGCACAACTTGCTGCTCAAAAAGCTGCTAAAAAAGCTATGGATGAGTATGGATTGAAAGAGGTTGAAGTTTGGGTAAAAGGACCTGGAGCTGGTAGAGAACCAGCAATAAGAACATTAGCAGCTTCAGGTTTAACTATTACAGCTATAAGAGATGTTACACCTATACCTCATAACGGTTGTCGTCCACCAAGTAAAAGGAGGGTTTAA
- the rpmD gene encoding 50S ribosomal protein L30: MKIKVKLVRGLAGKTEKQKLALKSLGLKKINDERILDKNPMVCGNLEIVKHLVKVEELQ, encoded by the coding sequence ATGAAAATAAAAGTAAAGTTGGTAAGAGGCTTGGCTGGTAAAACAGAAAAGCAAAAGTTAGCCTTAAAATCCTTAGGATTAAAAAAGATAAACGATGAAAGAATTTTAGATAAAAATCCTATGGTTTGTGGAAACTTGGAAATTGTAAAACACTTAGTTAAAGTGGAGGAGTTACAGTAA
- the rplQ gene encoding 50S ribosomal protein L17 → MRHRVKTKSFHRRKEQREALFINLAKALILNGRITTTLPKAKALRSFVEKLVTLAKEDSIHAKRLLSQRLKDQKVARKLYSEIAPLFKERNGGYTRIYKLEKRRIGDGGEQAIIEFVEYPEQG, encoded by the coding sequence ATGCGTCATAGAGTTAAAACTAAAAGTTTTCACAGAAGAAAAGAACAGAGGGAAGCTCTGTTTATAAATTTAGCAAAAGCCCTTATATTAAACGGTAGAATAACAACCACTTTACCAAAGGCAAAGGCTTTAAGGTCTTTTGTTGAAAAGTTAGTAACTTTAGCAAAAGAAGATTCTATACACGCAAAAAGATTGCTTTCTCAAAGGTTAAAAGACCAAAAAGTTGCAAGAAAGTTATACAGTGAAATAGCACCGTTATTTAAAGAAAGAAACGGTGGATACACGAGAATATACAAGTTAGAAAAAAGAAGAATAGGTGATGGTGGCGAGCAAGCTATTATAGAATTTGTAGAATATCCTGAACAAGGATAA
- the rplR gene encoding 50S ribosomal protein L18, with amino-acid sequence MAVKSRSEARIIRHKRIRKKIFGTAERPRLAFYRSLNAIYAQIIDDEKGHTLVSASTIDKDYVERFGKRGGKSIEDAKQLGKFIAEKALSKGIKDVVFDRGGFLYHGKVKAFADAAREGGLNF; translated from the coding sequence ATGGCAGTGAAAAGTAGATCTGAAGCTAGAATAATAAGACATAAAAGAATAAGAAAAAAAATCTTTGGAACAGCGGAAAGACCAAGGCTTGCATTTTATAGAAGTTTAAACGCAATATACGCTCAAATCATAGATGATGAGAAGGGGCATACTCTTGTATCAGCATCTACTATAGATAAAGATTATGTAGAAAGATTTGGTAAAAGAGGTGGAAAATCAATAGAGGATGCAAAACAGCTTGGAAAATTTATTGCTGAAAAAGCGTTATCAAAAGGAATAAAAGATGTAGTTTTTGATAGAGGTGGTTTTCTTTATCACGGAAAAGTTAAAGCTTTTGCAGACGCTGCCAGAGAAGGCGGATTAAACTTTTAA
- the secY gene encoding preprotein translocase subunit SecY translates to MIEKIINILEIKELRSRIAFTLIILAVYRLGTHIPVPGVNSEMLMHYFNSAGGALFNIYNLFSGGALGRFSVFALGVMPYISASIIMQLLTAVIPTLERLQKEEGDYGRWKISQYTRYLTIAIASFQSLGLSIWLTTLKTESGASLISLSPFTFVILTTVIVTTGTVLLMWLGEKITEFGIGNGISMIILSGIVAGIVPAILRTYELVKVGVISILLLTVALVIIVAVIAGIVYIQEAERRIPIQYARRNIMISQSASYLPFKLNPSGVIPIIFAVAILMFPATIAQFFANKSEIARMIVDYLSPQSYVYFGLYVALIIFFAYFYTAILINPVDIADNLRRSGAFIPGVRSGSQTVEYINYILTRLVFAGSIFLALIAILPMLLIKWLNVPFYFGGTSALIVVVVALDTIHQIEAYLAMKKYEGFLRRF, encoded by the coding sequence TTGATAGAAAAAATAATAAATATTTTAGAAATAAAAGAACTAAGAAGTAGAATTGCATTTACATTAATAATATTAGCTGTTTACAGGCTCGGAACACATATCCCAGTTCCGGGTGTTAACTCTGAAATGCTTATGCACTATTTTAACTCAGCCGGGGGAGCTCTGTTTAATATTTATAACCTTTTTTCTGGTGGAGCTTTAGGTAGATTTTCCGTATTTGCTTTAGGCGTAATGCCCTACATCTCAGCATCCATAATTATGCAACTTCTAACTGCCGTTATTCCAACATTGGAAAGGCTTCAAAAAGAAGAAGGTGATTACGGAAGATGGAAAATATCCCAGTACACAAGGTACTTAACTATTGCGATTGCATCTTTTCAATCGTTAGGTCTATCAATTTGGTTAACTACATTAAAAACTGAATCAGGAGCATCGTTAATATCTTTATCTCCGTTTACTTTTGTAATCCTTACGACTGTTATTGTTACGACAGGAACAGTACTACTAATGTGGCTTGGTGAAAAAATAACAGAGTTTGGGATAGGAAACGGAATATCTATGATTATCTTGTCAGGTATAGTTGCAGGTATAGTTCCAGCAATTTTAAGAACATATGAATTGGTAAAAGTCGGGGTGATCTCAATACTATTGCTTACCGTTGCTTTAGTTATCATAGTTGCAGTGATAGCAGGAATCGTATATATACAAGAAGCTGAAAGAAGGATACCGATACAGTACGCAAGAAGAAACATTATGATAAGTCAATCTGCAAGTTATCTACCATTTAAGTTAAACCCATCTGGAGTAATTCCTATAATATTTGCAGTAGCTATTTTAATGTTCCCTGCAACGATAGCACAGTTTTTCGCAAATAAAAGTGAAATTGCAAGAATGATTGTTGATTATCTATCACCACAAAGTTATGTTTACTTTGGATTGTATGTAGCTTTAATAATTTTCTTTGCCTACTTTTACACTGCTATCCTTATAAATCCAGTTGATATAGCGGATAATCTTAGAAGAAGTGGAGCTTTTATCCCCGGAGTTAGATCTGGCTCTCAGACAGTTGAATATATAAACTATATCCTAACTAGGTTAGTTTTTGCAGGTTCAATATTCTTGGCTTTAATAGCTATACTTCCTATGTTACTAATCAAATGGTTAAATGTTCCTTTTTACTTTGGAGGAACTTCAGCTCTAATTGTAGTAGTTGTTGCCTTAGATACTATTCATCAGATAGAAGCATACCTAGCGATGAAAAAGTATGAAGGATTTTTAAGGAGGTTTTAA
- the rpsE gene encoding 30S ribosomal protein S5: protein MGVKNIERLIEQRIKENPINPDLLQLEEKVVEIRRTTRVMEGGRRFSFSTLAIVGDKNGHVGFGHGKAREVPPSIAKAIADAKKRLIKVPLIEGTIPHDVIGEYDSAVVLLKPARRGTGVVAGGPMRPVLELLGVTDILTKIIGRTTNPNAVVRATFDALLKIKSPEEVAKIRSIDEEVLLKNYKLYAGGVPVR from the coding sequence ATGGGAGTAAAGAATATTGAAAGATTAATAGAACAAAGAATTAAAGAAAATCCTATCAATCCAGATCTACTACAATTAGAAGAAAAAGTTGTAGAAATTAGAAGAACTACACGTGTTATGGAAGGTGGAAGGAGATTTTCATTTAGTACATTAGCTATAGTTGGTGATAAAAACGGACATGTAGGCTTTGGTCATGGTAAAGCTAGAGAAGTTCCACCTTCAATAGCAAAAGCAATAGCAGATGCAAAGAAAAGATTAATAAAAGTCCCTCTTATAGAGGGAACTATTCCCCACGATGTAATAGGTGAGTATGATTCTGCTGTAGTTCTTTTAAAACCTGCCAGAAGAGGTACTGGTGTTGTTGCTGGAGGACCTATGAGACCAGTACTAGAACTGTTAGGAGTAACAGACATCCTTACTAAGATAATAGGTAGAACAACAAACCCAAACGCTGTTGTAAGAGCTACTTTTGATGCACTTTTAAAAATAAAGAGTCCAGAAGAGGTTGCTAAAATTAGGTCTATAGATGAAGAGGTTTTATTGAAAAATTACAAACTATATGCTGGAGGTGTACCAGTAAGATGA
- the rpsM gene encoding 30S ribosomal protein S13 — MARIAGVDLPDRKRLEIALTYIYGIGKTRAKEILEKTGIDGMKRVGELTPEELNTIRKFIEQNYKVEGDLRREVAVAIKRLVDMGCYRGVRHRLGLPVRGQRTKTNAKTRRGKRKK, encoded by the coding sequence ATGGCACGTATTGCAGGTGTAGACTTACCCGATAGAAAAAGATTGGAGATAGCTCTTACCTACATCTATGGTATAGGTAAGACTAGAGCAAAAGAGATATTGGAAAAAACAGGAATAGACGGAATGAAGAGAGTTGGAGAGTTAACTCCAGAAGAGCTTAATACAATAAGAAAGTTTATTGAGCAAAATTATAAAGTGGAAGGTGACCTCAGAAGAGAAGTTGCTGTTGCTATCAAAAGATTGGTTGATATGGGTTGTTACAGAGGTGTAAGACATAGACTTGGTCTTCCAGTGAGAGGTCAAAGAACAAAAACAAATGCAAAAACGAGAAGAGGAAAAAGAAAAAAGTAA
- a CDS encoding YggT family protein has product MFILSNFLLAVSYTLDIALEIYKWIVIISALVSFVNPDPYNPVIKFLRASTEPVYRFIRRYIPTVVYNVDFAPFIVILIIIFLQKFLVPTLQQLAYRLS; this is encoded by the coding sequence ATGTTTATCCTATCAAACTTCCTTTTGGCAGTGTCCTACACTTTGGACATTGCCCTTGAAATCTATAAATGGATAGTTATAATCTCGGCGTTAGTATCTTTCGTTAATCCAGACCCTTACAACCCGGTAATCAAGTTTTTAAGAGCTTCTACAGAACCTGTTTATAGATTTATTAGAAGATACATTCCTACCGTTGTTTACAACGTAGATTTTGCCCCTTTTATTGTTATCCTAATAATAATATTTCTTCAAAAGTTCTTAGTCCCAACTTTACAACAACTTGCATACCGTCTAAGTTAA